The Streptomyces sp. NL15-2K genome contains a region encoding:
- a CDS encoding VIT1/CCC1 transporter family protein — protein MAIIETDAALHEAHRDNHTHRDVNGGWLRPAVFGAMDGLVSNLALMTGVAGGSVSHHTIVLTGFAGLAAGAFSMAAGEYTSVASQRELVEAELDVERRELRKHPKDEEAELAALYEGRGVEPGLAREVAKQLSRDPEQALEIHAREELGIDPGDLPSPLVAAVSSFGSFALGALLPVLPYLLGATSLWPAVLLALLGLFACGAVVAKVTARTWWFSGLRQLALGGAAAGVTYALGSLFGTAVG, from the coding sequence ATGGCCATCATCGAGACCGATGCGGCGCTGCACGAGGCGCACCGCGACAACCACACGCACCGGGATGTGAACGGCGGCTGGCTGCGCCCCGCCGTGTTCGGTGCGATGGACGGTCTGGTCTCCAACCTCGCCCTGATGACGGGTGTCGCGGGGGGATCGGTCAGTCATCACACGATCGTGCTGACCGGGTTCGCGGGGCTCGCCGCCGGCGCCTTCTCCATGGCCGCCGGGGAGTACACGTCCGTGGCCTCGCAACGCGAGCTCGTCGAGGCGGAGCTGGATGTGGAGCGGCGGGAGCTGAGAAAGCACCCCAAGGACGAGGAGGCCGAGCTCGCCGCGCTGTACGAGGGGCGGGGTGTCGAGCCGGGGCTGGCCCGGGAAGTGGCCAAGCAACTGTCCCGTGATCCCGAGCAGGCGCTGGAGATCCACGCGCGCGAGGAGTTGGGCATCGATCCCGGGGATCTGCCGTCGCCGCTGGTCGCCGCCGTCTCCTCGTTCGGATCGTTCGCGCTGGGCGCCCTGCTCCCCGTACTGCCGTATCTGCTCGGTGCCACCTCCCTGTGGCCCGCCGTGCTGCTCGCGCTGCTCGGGCTCTTCGCATGCGGTGCCGTGGTGGCCAAGGTGACGGCGCGCACCTGGTGGTTCAGCGGGCTGCGGCAGCTCGCTCTCGGTGGCGCGGCGGCCGGTGTGACGTACGCCCTGGGCAGTTTGTTCGGAACCGCCGTAGGATAG